A genomic stretch from Engraulis encrasicolus isolate BLACKSEA-1 chromosome 12, IST_EnEncr_1.0, whole genome shotgun sequence includes:
- the dusp27 gene encoding serine/threonine/tyrosine-interacting-like protein 2, translating into MATPPPPDEEEQVVPDEEEQSEERTVKDVQARYLRCPSPTGMSTASDRFSTMTDRFSMISGFSNSDSIFMEPIHLSSSVAAKKIINEELPPRKVKMSPYPESLLETPEQLMVEDLYNRVKDMMDDRSPYNTPCVLDIQRSMIKDKLEAPFNAVDEVWPNIFIAEKSVAVNMARLKRMGITHILNCAHGTGVYTGQAFYAGMNISYMGVEVDDFADADISPHFRTAAEFLDEALLTHKGKVLVDSMMGVSRSAILVAAYLMIFQDMTIMEALSAIRKKRAINPNEGFIKQLRELNESLQEERDGDDDTLSECSVIDARRLLAQDALGEEEEEESVMGVKAHSIMMEEEEDCGSVMSSVASSAAAAAMKAGIRGGDGRTYENGAPSLADDVELPGKGGEDEDDDDVDSMVREWQKRNEKFQDEDWWEAQLMCEDDEESVVAGVEGEGRKRIPKPEDLESVTSEEVRDMKVALMKRSKCKTFDSASTTSCSSFSDVWKERLQEIEEQAAARYKARDEEETKQASKKIDDDLESLMSDSSSMYNFCKKNKDNLSVLERWKVKRIHYGWNKNKDDGDTSSVLSGASSSRGDGEEPPPPNLEDVNLTAYQTWKLKQQQKFGFDEDKDDLASLSRVTDSSTQKRRQRREELLERSRKTLEESQSVCGWDEASGNTIPLSAFCAGAFPAQSTANDDNMSMLSGRSSMISGRSSVISGRSSVLGGRAPSQAGSVHSQSVLGGRAPSQAGSVHSQAALPQIQLPPMPAMQNADGEPMVNIAAIQNWISNVVVETLMQKQGDVGEGSLPALSVDLGLSTGRASRLGSVRSGFDDDRMSMLSGTSYSSMRSQNRRAESVLSAGGMSRSASEFGASSSKSKITTTSVPLYSLFQDTVNLNKLDKMEKDIKSEMSDRIATYEKIKIAEDNKRSTLFKKKKPKEDSDDEEAEGADAFGTTTGKYGSYLANSSTLLPDSTTPTPARRKIKRDYGLSGRLNISGIERDKSCSIDEWLKNVRPPGARSEQLDEEEEEGAATVSEHANGAFARPSALPDTSRRRVNDLSDDDDDMMTSMSGYCPPDTGYSNFSRDDSPPPRYQPRSYSAEDTERRVRNRREEEEEDDDEVNAYLSQIRQRCRERAQREMEQGDDEVLAAWRKQEEAKTSTRS; encoded by the exons TCCTCTTCCGTTGCTGCCAAAAAGATCATCAATGAAG AGTTGCCGCCGAGAAAGGTGAAGATGAGCCCCTACCCCGAGTCCCTGCTGGAGACCCCGGAGCAGCTGATGGTGGAGGACCTGTACAATCGCGTCAAGGACATGATGGACGACCGCAGCCCCTACAATACGCCCTGCGTGCTGGACATCCAGAGGTCAATGATCAAGGACAAACTGGAGGCGCCCTTCAACGCCGTGGACGAGGTGTGGCCCAACATCTTCATCGCAGAGAA GTCAGTGGCTGTCAACATGGCCCGTCTGAAACGTATGGGCATCACACACATCCTGAACTGTGCGCACGGCACAGGCGTCTACACAGGCCAGGCGTTCTACGCGGGCATGAACATCAGCTACATGGGTGTCGAAGTGGATGACTTTGCAGACGCGGACATATCGCCTCACTTTCGCACGGCGGCCGAGTTTCTGGACGAAGCTTTGCTGACACATAAGG GTAAGGTGCTGGTGGACTCCATGATGGGCGTTAGCCGCTCCGCCATCCTAGTGGCCGCCTACCTCATGATCTTCCAGGACATGACCATCATGGAGGCGCTGTCGGCGATCCGCAAGAAGCGCGCCATCAACCCCAACGAGGGCTTCATCAAGCAGCTGCGAGAGCTCAACGAGAGCCTCCAGGAGGAGCGTGATGGCGATGACGACACTCTGAGCGAGTGTTCCGTCATCGACGCCCGCCGACTGCTGGCGCAGGATGcgctgggggaggaggaggaggaggagagcgtcaTGGGCGTCAAGGCCCACTCCatcatgatggaggaggaggaggactgtggCAGTGTCATGAGTAGCGTGGCCTCGTCCGCCGCCGCGGCGGCCATGAAAGCGGGGATCCGAGGAGGTGATGGTCGTACTTACGAGAACGGTGCCCCGAGCTTGGCGGACGATGTCGAACTGCCGGGGAAAGGCGGAGAGGACGAGGACGACGACGATGTCGACTCAATGGTGCGGGAGTGGCAGAAACGAAATGAGAAGTTTCAAGACGAAGACTGGTGGGAGGCACAGCTGATGTGCGAGGATGACGAGGAATCTGTCGTCGCCGGCGTCGAAGGGGAAGGACGGAAGCGTATCCCGAAGCCGGAAGACCTCGAGAGCGTCACTAGCGAGGAAGTCCGGGACATGAAAGTAGCGCTGATGAAACGCTCCAAGTGCAAAACCTTTGACAGCGCGTCCACCACGAGCTGCAGCAGCTTCTCGGACGTCTGGAAGGAGCGGCTGCAGGAGATCGAAGAGCAGGCTGCCGCTCGGTACAAGgccagggatgaggaggagacgaAACAAGCGAGCAAGAAGATCGACGATGACCTCGAGAGCTTGATGTCAGACTCCAGCTCCATGTACAACTTCtgcaagaaaaacaaagacaATCTGTCGGTCTTGGAGCGCTGGAAGGTCAAACGCATTCACTACGGGTGGAACAAAAACAAAGACGACGGCGACACGAGTAGCGTACTCAGCGGTGCGAGTTCAAGTAGAGGCGACGGGGAGGAACCTCCTCCGCCAAACCTCGAGGACGTCAACTTGACTGCCTACCAAACTTGGAAGCTGAAGCAGCAACAGAAGTTCGGTTTTGATGAGGACAAGGATGACCTGGCAAGCTTGTCACGCGTCACCGACTCAAGCACTCAAAAACGCAGGCAGCGGCGGGAAGAACTCCTCGAGCGCTCACGGAAGACGCTGGAAGAAAGCCAGTCTGTGTGCGGCTGGGACGAAGCGTCCGGAAACACCATTCCCCTTTCTGCTTTTTGCGCGGGAGCGTTCCCCGCTCAAAGCACTGCTAACGACGACAACATGTCCATGCTAAGTGGACGATCGTCGATGATTAGTGGAAGGTCATCTGTGATCAGCGGACGGTCTTCGGTGCTCGGAGGAAGAGCGCCATCACAAGCGGGTAGTGTACACTCCCAATCGGTGCTGGGAGGAAGAGCGCCATCACAAGCGGGTAGCGTACACTCCCAAGCAGCTCTTCCACAAATACAGCTCCCACCCATGCCTGCCATGCAGAATGCAGACGGAGAACCCATGGTGAACATAGCCGCCATTCAGAACTGGATTTCCAATGTCGTGGTGGAGACGCTGATGCAGAAACAGGGAGACGTGGGGGAGGGAAGCCTGCCTGCTTTGTCCGTCGACCTAGGCCTCAGCACTGGCCGAGCATCACGCCTTGGTTCTGTTCGCAGTGGCTTCGATGACGACAGGATGTCAATGCTGAGTGGTACATCCTACTCCAGCATGCGGTCTCAAAACCGGAGGGCAGAGTCCGTCCTCTCCGCCGGGGGTATGTCGAGGTCTGCGTCAGAGTTTGGCGCTTCTTCCAGCAAGAGTAAAATCACCACGACCAGCGTGCCGCTCTACAGCCTCTTCCAGGACACGGTCAACTTGAATAAACTGGACAAGATGGAGAAGGACATCAAGTCAGAGATGAGTGACAGGATCGCGACCTACGAGAAGATAAAAATAGCGGAGGACAACAAACGCAGCACGCTGTTCAAAAAGAAAAAGCCAAAGGAGGACAGCGATGACGAGGAGGCCGAGGGGGCCGACGCATTTGGTACCACGACAGGTAAATACGGCTCTTACCTAGCCAATTCCTCCACACTCCTTCCCGACTCCACCACCCCAACTCCTGCCCGCCGAAAAATAAAACGAGATTACGGACTGTCAGGGAGACTCAACATCTCGGGAATAGAACGCGATAAGTCGTGCAGCATTGACGAATGGTTGAAGAACGTAAGGCCGCCCGGTGCGAGGTCCGAGCAActcgatgaggaagaggaagagggcgcTGCCACTGTGTCTGAGCACGCGAACGGGGCCTTCGCCCGGCCCTCAGCATTACCTGACACCTCAAGACGCAGAGTCAATGACTTgagtgatgacgatgacgacaTGATGACCAGCATGTCCGGTTACTGCCCTCCAGACACCGGCTATTCCAACTTCAGCAGAGACGACAGCCCGCCACCGCGGTACCAGCCAAGATCTTACTCCGCCGAAGACACCGAAAGAAGAGTCAGGaacagaagggaggaagaggaggaggacgatgatgaaGTGAACGCCTATCTCAGTCAAATCCGGCAGCGGTGTCGCGAGAGAgcgcagagagagatggaacaggGGGATGACGAGGTGCTAGCTGCCTGGAGGAAACAGGAAGAAGCAAAGACCTCTACACGGAGTTAA